The Dermacentor silvarum isolate Dsil-2018 chromosome 11, BIME_Dsil_1.4, whole genome shotgun sequence region GTTGTGTAAAAAAAGACACTCTCGAGATTACATCGGGCGCTTCGCTACATCTCATATTAAACAATAATTAACGCATACCATCTAGAAGCCAACACATCAGGAAAGTCCACTCACCGCAGTGTGAAAGTCCCCTTCCGACTTGCGATGCATCCAGACTGGATTCACCcagaaccttttcttcttttcttcctttttttcttcttcaaaatCAGCAGCTTCAATAAAAGACGCCGCCGGACGGCTCCCATTGCAGTACGTCTTGTTTAGGGACACCTAGCACGTATGGCGCAGAGCTTATCTGCCGATGCGTGTGAGCAGTCCGCACGTTGTAGTTCTATGGTGGCGTAGTTGTTCTCTGTCCGCATGGACACAATGTTGGCAGAGCCAAGCTGTTTTCTGCGCTTTCTGGAGGTTGTGAATAGCCAAGCGTAAAATGTAGaagaaataactcaagaaaaattttaaaacactaagttatgacgttattaagtgtcgcaacatgctaaaCCTTACTGggggttacatttaaaaaacagtaatCTCCTGCTTCACTGCTGACCACATTGATAGCGGCAAGGCGGCGGtcgccgctggatcgtcgcatgaggggcggtgaggcgaaaacacgACGGCGCGTCTCGCTACATTTTTTGACGCACGAATATCGTCgggaaagttcgctccatgagggtCAGGCTTAATGAATGTGACGCTCGACGCCGACTAGAATAACATGTTTTGTTGACAGGCATgacgccgccatctaggagcggtgaaccGAAGTGTTGCATCGTGACAGTAACGAgcaccgacagggagcgcttcggtagtcacagcgcagcggaggctccaacgcggtgtagcctggtgttggcactttgcgcacatggtttgtctttagCGTTGGATGGGCGACGACAtgagaagcggggggggggggtggaagggggggtggaagcgggggggggggtggaagcgGGGGGGGgtggaagcgggggggggggcgatcaGAACAGCTTTGAGTGTGGGGGCCTGCCGCCACTGGTTTAGAAcctgtgacccgccgtggttgctcagtggctatggtgttgggctgctgagcacgaggtcgcgggatcgaatcccggccacggcggccgcatttcgatgggggcgaaatgcgaaaacacccctgtacttagatttaggtgcacgttaaagaaccccaggtggtccaaatttccggagtcccccactacggcgtgcctcataatcagatggtggttttggcacggaaaactcCATCATTTTTTTTTAGAACCTGTGGGGGTGACTGCccccactgccccccccccccccccgtttctgGAGCCCCTGCATGCACGTTTGTCTCGCCAAATTTAATAAGCAAGTGAGTTAAGATAAGCTTTCAAGATGCATTGTGAAATTTACGCGTGTGGAAAACCGACAGGAAATAAATGCAACTAAACGGCCACGCGTCCAGAACCACGCGGAAACTTCGGCTACTTGGCTATCTTATCATTTGCCGCTGCCAGGGTTGCAATTATTTAAACTTCTCCGTACGTGGTATTTTTGTATGCTACTCCACAATTAAGCAAATGATGACGACACAAAAGGTCATTTCCTATCGTGGGGAtcgaacacctcgtagtattGGCAACTCGCAATGGTGTGTCTATAGCATACGAAGCAATCGTGAAACCGCACATTATTTGTTACGTAAGGTGTCACGAAGGCCTAGAAATGGCAGAATGGAATCTGTGGTACAAGGCTTTTATAGACCCTTCGCGTACGTACTGGATTCAGCAATCCACGACTCCGCGCATTGCATTTGTTTAGCGATACGCCACTTCCCAAAACAAACAGCGAAATCGCTcacggcgcaatttcgacggaacaTCGCAGCGATCGATGCGATCGGTGCGACGTGCGGCCAACGGGTTGGTCGAGGTCAAAAAGGCGGAAGGGTCGGCACCGCGACTGAGATTTCCATCGTATGCAAGCGAAATCGCGCTTCCGGTGCGTAGAAAGTCGCTTCATGTGATACAGGCTTAACATCGTGATGAGCACAGCGTCAACAGATTTCCTAGCATTCCGTTAAAATTGTAATGATAAGAAGTCTACACACCGGCTAAATATTCCTATTATTTAGGTGGGTTGCACTGCACAAGCAGTGCCAATCTCACCTGCCGCATAGCCTGGTGAAGTTCCCAGAAAGCCGGCTGCGAGGGCCTGAGGAAGGCGCTGCGTGATCCGTGGACAACAGCCGGCGGTCCCGCGGTGCAGTACGCTCCGTTGTCGCAGTGGTCGGTCCGGTAGTTCCACCGGCACGAAAGCAGCAACAGGCGTTCAGGGTGCGCGCTGAACAAGATGTTCAGGAGGTCCTGGTCGCCAAAGCTCATGTTGCCGCCATACTTTTGCAGCAGTGGCCCCATGCGCTCCTCCCAGCCAAATTGCCGCATGCGGGTGAGGTTCATCAGCATTACGCCCGAGTTGACACCTGTGCTTGGCACGGAGGGGCAAGTTGGCAAAACAAATCATAACAGCCGATCACAAATTAGTGGTTAATAAGGGCCACTCACTCAGATTTGACTGATCAAGAGTACTACAAACACTCTAGTCAGACATCGTGTTAGAAGAAAAAAGGGTTGCCGTCACCGGCTAAGTGAAAAGTACTTGTATTTGACGTTTTAGAATGCATACGGTTCCTTTGTTCACAATGCATCAATTATTTTCAGAAATTTAAATGAGCTGTTGAATCGGTCAGTCACCACAAGCAAACAGCTAACAAAgattcgcttacatcgattcccattGTGCTTGGGATCCACTTATTTTCAAGCGAAACTTCCTTTGCCTCTTCCGAATTTCCGGCCGCGGCTGTTGCGATTGTCTTGCTCGcgcgcgcagttttttttttttttgcaacactgCCAGATGGCGCTGATTTCCGCGCATCCAGGCCGGTGCCGccgcggcagcgtttcacagtttgtgcgCATGGCGCTAGCTGTGCTAGCTTTCCTGcgcgacaaaaatgcaggtgcttgGCTGAGACTGTGTAAACATaacaatcgtccatagcctgcAGAGAGCGCTTGCAGCTGGCGTCTCAACAACGTGCTGGCCGCGTATGCAGACGGAGCAGTTAAGCACGCGCCAGTAAAATgactccaaagcgtgcactcaggGTAGAGGACACCCTGGCCCGAATGAAGCATCGCGTAGAAAAGGAGCGTGTTTGCTACGCAGCGAAACGTGGCGCAAACCGCGAACGTATGTTGGCTCGAAGACGCGAGCACAACGACGAGACGCGACAAGCGCGCCAATAATTATCGTCAagcaaagcaaacagcatacaaagcttcgcttacatcgattcccatgGTGAATGGGATCCCCATATTTCTTGCATTTCACTGTTATCCCAGTGCTGCCACTGGCACAACCGCTCATGACCCCATGCTAAGCATCAGGCTGCTTTAGCCAATCAGCCACCATAGTGGGTATACATACACCATTTCTCACCAAGTGGTTGATAGAAGGGGTGCATGGCGAAGTTCCGGTACCAGTTGCTTGCAATGTCCTCACTCTCGGGCGCCAACGCTGCCAGGTGGGAGCTGTTCATGGATGCGAAGTGCTGCCATAGCCTCTCAATGGGACTTAAGAACAGGACATCAGCGTCAGTGTAGATGACAGCGTCCATGTCTGCCAGCATGCTCTACGAGCAGTTCACACAGTACAGGACAAAATAAAGATGGCGCACTTCtagtcatcatcatgatcatcagcctatacttatgtccactgcaggaagaaagCCTCTCCCTACGATCGCCAATTactcttgtcttgcgctagctgattcccccaacttgcgcctgcaaatttcctaacttcatcaccgcacctagttttctgccgtcctcgactgcgcttgtcttctcttgggatccattctgtaactctaatggcacaccggttatccaccctacgcattacatggcctgcccagctccacatGTTTTTCTTAATATCAATTAGAAAAACGGCTATCCAgattcgctctctgatccacaccactctcttgctgccgaacattttttcgttccattgctcattgtgcagttcttaacttgttctcgtgcttcttggttaacctccaagtttctgcctgatatgttagcactggtaaaatgcaatgattgtacacttttcttttcagcgacagaggtaagctccctgtcaggatttggcaatgcctgccgtatgcacgccaacataattttattcttctgtaaatttccttctcatgatcagggtcacttgtgagtaatttacctaggtaaacgtacttctttgcagactctatagaggctcactggcgatcctgaattcttggtcGTTTgtcaggcaattgaacattatctttctcttcggAATATTATTATTCAACCCCACTATtgcactttctcagttaaggtcctcattcatttgttctaattcgtccccattcttgctgaataggacaatgtcatgtgcaaaTCGAAGAttcctgagatattcaccgttgatcctcactcttaagacctcccaatctaagagcttgaatacttgttctaaacgtgcagtgaatagcattggagagattgtgtctccttgcttgaccttATGCTTTataggtaaatttctacttttcttgtgtagaaccaaggtagctgtggaatctttgtagatatttaccaagatattcacgtatgcctcctgtactccttgattacgcaatgcctccatgactgttGGTATCTGCACTGAATCAGataccttttcataatcaatgaaagccatagagaggtttccacagatttctcgattccCTGAccgatgacatggatatgatccttggtagaatatcccttcctgaagtcagcctgttctcttggttgactgaagtcaagtgttgccctgattctattggaaattatcttggtgaatattttatacaatactgaaattaAGCTAAGGGGTCTATAGTTATTAAATTATTGAACGTGTCCCTTGTTATGGATTTGTTTAATGtgggcgttcttccagctctctggtacctAACTTGAGCACTTCTAGCACCCGCCTGCAAATTGGTTCCTACGATAGTACGATACGATAGTACGCGTGGGTTTAGGTAAGACATCTGATAGCAGCAGTTAAATCTGTCCCAGTTGAATTTTTCTTCTTTCCGTAGGGTTTTGAAGAGATTGTTTGACTCAAACTTTCAGTGCAATTCAGGGATAGTGAAGCAGGCTTAAAAAAAAAGCCTTGCACAAGCAAATTAGGTTTACACCAACCATTCATTGAGAGCTATCCAGATAATTCATTCTGCTTGTGGTGAAAACAAT contains the following coding sequences:
- the LOC119432434 gene encoding glucoside xylosyltransferase 1, translated to MDAVIYTDADVLFLSPIERLWQHFASMNSSHLAALAPESEDIASNWYRNFAMHPFYQPLGVNSGVMLMNLTRMRQFGWEERMGPLLQKYGGNMSFGDQDLLNILFSAHPERLLLLSCRWNYRTDHCDNGAYCTAGPPAVVHGSRSAFLRPSQPAFWELHQAMRQVRLALLVQCNPPK